The Trichoderma asperellum chromosome 6, complete sequence region ACATCGCTTGCACCCAGGCTCCTTAGAATCACATACTAAACATCGTCGACGGCATTCCCAACAGTGGCGCTTGCCTTGGCCCCCCGTATTTCGCATCCGTTGACTTGGAAGTTCGGAGAACTGAGGCATCGAGCGGCTTATTTTAAACATTTGCGTATTTTTTAGCAAAGAGACAGTTGATGCTGGGGAACTCCAATTGGTTTAGCTGTTTTAAAGCTGCCAGCGCAGAGTTTCAATTGCCCATCTCTATTCAGCTTcgatatttttaacttatgaAAAGGAGGCTACTTTCTAGGCAGCCTTAATAAGCCTGTCAGGGGTGCTTCAAGTTTGCGCCACAGTTCTACGTCAGCAGTCCGCTAGTATCGGGTACACCTACAGTAGTAGTTTCAGGATATATGCACCAATTTATGCCTGTACTTGTAGCCACATGCCCTATTATAGGTTGTGGAATTATGGAGGGTCTGCACATTTCTTGTTTATCGGCATGTATGTGCAAGAAGCCCCTCCGTACGAAAATATTGACCCAGTGTCATTAGTACATTGTCTACTTTGAAGTAAGAATGGGCATATACTCTGTGCAAGAAAGCGAGACAAATACGGCTACATACTTGCGCGCACTGTCAGTTTAGCCGCATTAACTCAATTCCACTATGACAGATCTATCATTTGCATCATGCAAAATCTGTTTCGATCTAGATGAGATCATTATCCGTCAAAAATGCGATGCAGAGGGGTTTTATACCTACTGTTTATGGGATCTCGTTCAATCGGCGAAGCAATGTTTCACATGCGGCCTCATCATGGAGGCATGTAAACACTGCCATCCTCAAGCTGTCGAGAATTCAAGAGTTTATACACTAAGCTTCGCGGCTGATACGAAGTTGTCAAGCGAAAGCCTGTCTTTGGGCGTATGGCCTACTGAGGGCGTGGCGGACATGACTCATAGAACATCTCGAAGGGTGAACATTTATGCAAAACCGGGTAGTTTTTAACACAATAATGAGTTAGTTATCAAGAGAAAGGACTGACAGATGCATATAGGAGAGCCTTGTCCTTGGCCGCTTTTTAAACCGTGGTCAGGTGTCTCGAAGGATAGTGATCATCTTGCTGAGCAAATCTTGAGCTGGATAAAGGATTGTGAGAGACACCACGAAGATTGCCGCATGCCGCATGCGCCAATACTCCCAAGAGAGTTGTTCAAATCATGTCGGATACGATAGGAACTCTCAAAGTCCGTCTTGTCGAACCTAAGTCGCTCACAGAGGGTCGCTATGCGTGTCTTAGCCACTGTTGGGGGAAAACTCAAATCCTAAGAACTGTGTCTGACAACATCAAAAGACTTGGGGATGAGATCCCGTGGAGTTGCTTATCTAAGACATTCCAGGATGCCATCGAATTCAGCCGTATCATCGGCATTGAGTATATTTGGATTGACTCTTTGTGCATCATTCAAGATTCTGCGGATGACTGGGAAAGCGAGGCCGCAAAGATGGCCGATTATTATGCCAACTGTCACATTACCCTAGCAGCAACAGCTGCAATAGATGGAGGCATCGGATTCTTCCCGGAGCTGCCTGAATACGACAAACCATTAGAGATCCAGGGTGTGCATCATGGCCAACGCTATCACCTGATCGCCGAGACAGGAATCTCACATCCGTATGAAGTGCAGCCGGATTCATTACTCATCCCAGAATTTCCTTTGATGACTCGCGGTTGGGTATACCAAGAGCAAATATTGTCCCGCCGTTATGTCCATTTCTGCGCTAAAGAAATTGTCTGGGATTGTCGATCTCAGACCCTCTGTCAGTGTGAATCAAAATATGAGAACACACACTGGGACCTCTTCCGCACAAACTCTAGTAGGAGTATCATGCGCAACAATGTCAAGACTGGAAGGGCAGCTAGGCAACGGGAACTTTGGTACGACAACGTCATGAATATGATGGACCTTGAATTTACCTACATAAGCGACCGGTtgccagccatggctgggaTTGTCTCCCAGTTCGCTACCCTGTTTAACACGAGGTATCTCGCCGGGCTGTGGGAGGCCACTTTTATCATTGACAGCTGCTGGTCAATGGACGAGTTTAGTCGTCGACCAAAAGAGCTGAGAAATATTCCGTCATGGTCGTGGGCATCCGTTACCGGAGGAATCGACATCACTTGGTGCCAGCGACCCTTGACAGACGATACCGTCAACATCTTCTCTAAAGTTGTACATATAGACTGTGTATCTGAGGGTCCTTTGTATCTTGGGCGTCTTGGCAAGGGTCTAGTCACGCTGAAGGGACCGGCTCTGAATGCAATTATCAGAGTTCGTACTAATGACGAACCCAACCCGTCTCCCGAGAAACTCTTCACTCTGAATTTTCACAGCGTCGGAGACATTAGTCTCGGGGAATCAACAATCTCCGGTTGGTCTTTCAGTCCGGATGCACCAAACGATGAGACCAATATTTGCGATGATGGGAAGCTGAGGATCATAAAAATGATGGCGGGGCATCTAAAGAGAACAGGAAGAGAGTGGGGGGTATTTCTTGTAGTGCAAAAGGTGGAAAAGCAGGATAATTGGGAGAGAATTGGACTATTATTTGGTAACAGTCTAAGACGAAACCAAGGAGGCAAGGAAGTTTGCTTTTTGAAATGGTTCGAAAGCGCCGCGCAAGAGCAAATAACACAGATTGAGTAATACGGGCAAGAGGTTTAGTGCCTTATGCAGCCTGCATGTAAGGACTATTTCGAGTCTACGGAGTATAGATGCGCGAACTAGGATTGAGAGCTGCAAGACTTCTTCAAGACTTCAATTCTCTTATGTTGTTTGTATTTCGGGTGCGTTAGTAGAGCATATTTCTCAGCCCATTTATTTGAGCGACGGATCTGAGCCCTCCGGCTTGCCGCTAATCTGGAACTGGCGCTACGTTGTGAACTCTGGCCATCGTGAACATGGTTGAGGTTTCCATTAATTCATCATGTGCCAAGTTCATGATATATTGGCTTCTGTGCTGAGGTGAGTACAGTAAATAGAGGTAAGACTACAGTTTTTGAGCGCATGAGACAAACTCGTCTTTCTCGTGCTGACAAACTGACAGTACGTAGATGCCAAATAGTATGTCTCAGTTGAACTCAGAATACGAGTAATAACTGCAGCCACTCTCTCTCAAAATCTGCAGGATCCATGGCCATATACGGAGGTAGCAGTAGTTGCTGTCTTATCTTGCCTCACATGACTCTATGTTATGATGTCACTGACTCTGATGGCTCAGTTTGAAGAGTCATTCGGACAAGTGAGCATAAATGTGGATTGTTATGTAGGGCGGTTTCACGAGGCTATGTTTAACTCACCGCTTTTCACACGAAATTGTCTTTTTCTAAATGGCTTGACCGCGTTAAGCCGTCAAAAATTTTACATCATTGCTGCTGTACTCCGTAATTTTCATGTGTACATGGCATGCTGGATTTATAGATTTCACCGTTCACTGAATTTGTACCTGCCTTGACCCCATCTGTCGGTTTGTCTTGATGTTAATACACGTGTAGCAGCTTCCGCAATACCGAACTAATGATATCATGGGATGGTAGTTATTTACAGCCCTCTATACCGCCTGCCACCGTTCCCAGCATGGCGCCTCAACGGCAATTCCCGCTCTGGTACACGGATCTAGGATTCCTGGTGGAAGGAAGCAGATACGGATGGGAAATTCTCTAGTAGGTCGATAAACTTACACTGGTGGCCAGTAATAAGCAACCACGAAGGCAGGCTAAAAtagctctctctcccttccgTATTAACGCTTTTCGCAAGTTCGTATTGATACTCTTGTCTCAGATTTTTTGGGTAGGATGCATAGCTGGAGCAACAATACCTTTGGATGAGACGATAATACGGTATTAATACACTATAAATGCTGGTATGCTTTCCTCAAATCTAACCATCTAAACCACCTTCCGCGTCAACGCCGCTTTTGCAAGTCCCCTCCCCGACGCTTTGATACACTTAGTTGCAAACCATATATATCTTTCCTATTGTAACCAATCCGCCGATATGCAGCTCTCAATTATCTTCGCTACACTCATTACAGCTATCACTGCGACCTATGGTATTCTCTCGATAAATTCTAGgtctatatatatgtatccTAACAGTTCTTCTAGTGTCATTCGATCCAGGCTATGACGATGGTACACGCACGCTTCGAGATGTATCTTGCTCCGATGGCCCCAATGGACTCATAACCAAGTATCACTGGGAAACTCAGGGCGAAATCCCCCGCTTCCCATATATTGGTGGCGTTCAAGGCACTACCTGGAATTCCCCATTATGCGGCGCTTGCTACAAGCTAGAATATGGTGGCAGAAGTATACATGTCTTGGGCATAGATGCTGTCTATAACGGCGGTTTGAACATTGGCCTACACGCCTTGAATAATCTCACTAATGGCAATGCTGTCGCATGGGGACACGTGGATGCTACTGTTACGCAGGTCTCTGGAAGGAAGTGTGGCCTTGAAGAATACAAGATGTCATCCGGAGATAAGTAAATAATGGCACATGCGGCCCTGGTCATAAAATAGTATCTAGTTCGTCTAAAAATGTGCATTTTAAAATAGGAAGTACTCGTTTATGATCGTGCCAATCTCAGCCAAGCCACTACCTCAGATCAGAGTAATAAGCTTTTCTAGCTTATACTAATCTATTAGTTCAGCTTTAACGCTTTTGACGCGGAAAGAAAATTGGAGACCCATACGATAATAATACGCGGCCGGCAGCGTAAGCCAACGGGTTGCAGCAAGAACAAAATTGGGCTATAAAAGCACAAATGAGTCccaatatatatacaccCCCTAAAAGGTTTAGGATTCCCTCTCTATATTGGTGACATTACGTATAAAAAATGCCGCCTATCTCAACGTAAAGGAACATACCCCATATGGGTTGTTGGCCTTGTTGTACAATAGGCCAGCCCATTTCATCCACCGCAATTAGCCGCTAACCAGAATTAAACACAATACACCGGCTCTAGTCCATAATTCGCATAATTCGCTGCAGCTTACGCCATACAAAATAGGAAATACGTAGTAGTCCGAACAAAAGCACCTTGCCCCTGGTTCATACCCTTGCAAAAGCCTTGTCAGATAAACTCGTACGTTAAGCGCTGTATCAGTGTGGTAATGCCTATGTAGTTCCAGCGAAGAAGGAACTGAGCGGCTATCGAGAAAACGGCCATAAAGACCTGCCAAATTGCCGCTTATCCGCTTTTGACTCCATACTCTCCTCTCATGTGCCATGGTGCCTGTGCTGCTAAACAGCAACTACTATCATGAGCCAGACCATATCAAGGCATCTATCTATGATGCGTCAATAGATTCATGTGATAGGCGCGCAATGCATGCTACTGTACCCGCACCATCTTCGCTAATCTCATAAGGCTCTGTTTCTCCAATTCTTTGTTGAGATGGCTTCTAGCACGGCTTGATTCCCTGGCATTCCACAGGTTGAAGACGTTGTTACCCCCTCTGAAGGGCGATGGATTATTCCAGTTGCCCAAACGATGCCACATTCGGGCCTGCTGTCCATGGCTGCAACCATAGAGACTTTGATTTCACTCTAAAATTTGAGGCAATATTCTTTTCAATTCTTCCTGCTGCAgttttcatcatcctcgcgCCTGCCCGCGTCATCTGGTTATTCGAAAAACCTGTCATCGTGAAGGGTCGAGATTTCCAGTTTTCTAAAGCTGTAGGTACACTCGTTCATATATGTGCTCCTGATGGTGAGGAAATTACGGGGCTAGAATGCTGAAGTTAATTTATGCTAGGCTTTCATTGCCCTTTGCGTTGCATTACGCTTCTCATCTTTTATGTTGAGTATCATCTGGCGTGGCGAGCAGGCTCCTCTGTTTATAACATCCGCCACACTAGAGGTGGTTGCCATCTTGTTGGCCCTACCCTTGTCTTTTCTTGAACATGCTCGTTCACCACGTCCGTCGATGCTGCTGAGCGGCTACTTGATTCTTTCACTAATCTTTGACATTGTGCGAACCCGTTCGTTCTGGCTATTGGCTACGACGCGCACCGAGAGCGCCTTTGCCGCGGTTTTCACAGCCGCTGTCGGCGTGAAAGCTGTTGCATTCCTGGCCGAGTCTCAAACGAAAACGAGATGGATTCAATGGGATGCCACTGCTCACAGTCCAGAAGAGACGACTGGATTCTTTGGACTGGTAGTATTCAGTTGGCTCTGGGACATATTCGCAATTGGTCGCAAGAAAGTGTTGACTTTGGATGATCTATTCCCTCTTGATCAGCATATGGCGAGTGATACTTTACGAATGAAGCTTCAAGCTTCAAAAAAGGCCTCTCCAGGCCATAGCCATAAGCATGGACTTGCCAAAGCTCTTGCCAAATCCATATTGGggtctctgctgcttccgATACCGCCGAGACTCGCCCTGTCAACCTTCAAATTCTGTCAGCCCTTCCTCATCAACTCACTGCTATCGTATCTGCTGATACCAGCATCTGAAAGACCGGTCAACTATGGTTATGGTTTGATAGCGGCGACGCTTTTTGTTTACGGAGGCATTGCTATTTCAACATCCATTTACTATTATCTACGAGAGAGGGCTATTTGGAAGGCTCGCGGAGCTCTAGCCAGTTCCATCTACGAGCAGGCTCTACGATCTAGACTCTCGGTAGTTGGTGACTCTTCTGTGCTTACACTAATGAGCACGGATATCGAACGTACCCGGCCGGGCCTCACGTCTATGCACGAATTCTGGGCAAGCTTCCTCGAAACTGGAGTTGCTCTATGGTTGTTATATAGGGAGCTTGGCGTTGCCTTTGTCGCAcccattgttgttgttggcgtTTGTGTTGTCTGTGTGGCCATCGCGAGTGGTTTGAGCGGCCCCAGGCAAAATCTTTGGATGGAAAAAATACAGGAAAGGGTTGGCGCTCTTTCTCATGTCGTTGCGAATGTGAAAACCTTAAAGGTTGCCGGCTTGGCGGAATCAGCTGAAGCACTTATCCAGCGTCTCCGTGAGACCGAGGTCGGCATTGGCGGCAGTTGGCGAATGATTATAGTCGCGTTTGTGATAATTGGCTTTGCTCCATCCATGCTAGGCCCGCTATTCACCTTTGCCGTAACATCACGAACTCTCGACACCACTCGAGTATTCACTTCGCtgtcttttcttgttcttctcacAGAGCCACTATCTCAGATCTTCCAATATGTACCTTTCTTGATGGCTTCTTTTACCTGCCTTACGCGCATTCAGACTTTTCTGGAGGAAGAATGCTGCGTAGACTTTCGTGAAGACGCTAGTCGGGCTCAACTTGAGGATGAGTTAAACAAGAGCTCAAGCGAAGACAACGGCGCGTTAATAAAAGTCATTGACGGCAATTTCGgctgggagaaggagaagcctATTCTATCAAAACTTTCTTTCAGCATTGCTGCCAATTCTCTAACCATCATGATTGGACCCACTGCTTGTGGCAAATCGACTCTTCTCAAAGCTCTGTTAGGAGAGACGCCCATCCATGATGGTCGTGTGCTGATACAGCCTGCAGCTCGTCGCATCGGCTACTGCGATCAAACTCCTTTTCTAACCAATGCCAGCGTCAGAGATAATATCCTCGGATATTCTTCGTTTGACGAAGATAGATACAACGAAGTCCTGGAAGCGACGATGCTGCTTCCAGAtcttgctctgcttccaCAGGGTGATCTTACCAAGATAGGGAGCAACGGTGTGAGCCTGAGTGGCGGCCAAAAGCAGAGGGTATCAATGGCCCGCGCATTATACGCAGACTCCAAGCTGTTCTTTTTTGACGATACACTTAGTGGACTAGATGCGGACACCGAAGAGCAGGTATTTCAACGAGTCTTCGCCGCCAACGGTCTCATTCGCCGTCGTAATGCCACAACAATCCTATGTACTCATGCAGTGCGTCATTTGCCGTCTGCAGATCACATTATCGCCCTGAGCCAGGATGGCCTGATTGTTGAACAGGGCACTTTTAATGATCTTGCTTTTCTTGGCGGCTACGTCCAAAGTCTGGAAGTCCAAGTTAGTGACAAATCATCTGAAATTATGCCTTCAGACTCTTCATCTACTCTATCCGCTATGGAGAAGGGCGAAGAGCCCGTTGCCGCTACAGCTCGCACACCACCACCGGCAATGTGGAGTGCAACAGATGAGCATAGTCGACAGACCAGAGATTGGTCCGTCTATAAACACTATGCAGGAAGCATGAAGCCAATTACTTTGCTATCGTTTGTATTACTCGGAATAGCCCTCGGCTTTTTCTTCAACTTTCCGCAGATCTGGCTGAACTTTTGGTCCGCCGATGTGGTGTCGGCTCACAGAGCTCACTCTCAGGCGTACTGGACTGGcatctattctttatttctcaTCTTATGCCTAGCCTCTATAGGCGCGATATGTGCTATTGTTTTCATCTCCATGACTGCGCAGTCCGGCACCACTTTACACCATCAGACGCTACGTACGGTTATTAGAGCTCCATTACGATTTTTCACAACTGTAGACGCTGGAATTGTTACAAATCTCTTCTCCCAGGATATTTCGCTTGTAGATGTAGAGCTGCCCCAGGCGCTCCTCAATGCCACAGCAGAGCTATGCATTTCCATTGGCACGGCCGTTGTTGTGGCCACGGCCTCGCCGTATATCGCTATCAGCTATCCATTCGTTGTTGCTCTCATATGGCTGATCCAAAAATTATATCTACCTACTTCTCGGCAGCTTCGATTGCTAGATCTTGAAACAAAAAGTCCACTGTAGTAAGTCAAAGTCACGCTGCATCTTGTTTACCTAACTCTTCATGTTCTCTTGCACCGCATCACAACAGCTATGCTGATTCGCATCTCCAGTACGCAATTTACAGACACCATCGCCGGAGTCGCAACGCTTCGTGCTTTTGGTTGGACCCAAGAAAGCCTCGATTTCAACATGGGCCTCTTAGACAATTCGCAACGCCCGGCATATCTCCTAGCCATGGTACAACACTGCCTGACCTTTATTCTTTCGGCAGTCGTCACGGTGTTGGCCACATTAGTCGTAGTTCTTGTCACTCAGGTCAAGGAGATCACAGGTGCTGGGCTAGCTGGAGCCTCAATGGTCAGCTTGATGTCTCTTGGAGATTATGTGTCACACCTGATACTCATGTATACTCTCTTGGAAATATCAATCGGAGCTGTAAGCCGGTTGAAGTCTTTTCGTGAGACAGTGTTACCAGAGAGTTCTCCAGAGGAGGATGCGATGCTGCCACCGCTATGGCCATTATATGGATCGCTAGATATCAAAGCTGTGTCGGCTTCTTACAGGTGAGTCATGATACGTCTCTTTATGATTGATTTGATGTTAACGTATTAACCTATTCCAATAGCAACGAATCGGACTCCTCGCTAGCAGTAGAGGACGTAGACTCGAACTCAGATACCACAGATCTTGTTCTAAGAAATATTAGTATAAGCGTCGCACCTGGTGAGAAGGTTGCTATTTGCGGTCGCAGTGGAAGGTGAGCCCGCCTACAGTTTGTACTTCTCTGTTCCAGGTTACTGATCATATAATTAGCGGTAAATCCACTTTATTACTCCTtctgcttcgtcttctgGATCCCCTTCCAGCATGCGCAGACGGCGTTACAATCGACGATGTATCACTGAATCGAGTCAGTCGCTCAATTTTACGACAGCGTGTTATTGCCGTGCCCCAGGATTCCGTCTTCTTTCCAGACGGACACTCTTTCAAAACAAACCTCGATCCATACAATATGTCAACTGATAGTGATTGCACAGAAGTGCTTCAATCAGTAGGCCTCTGGCAGGCTGTAGAAGATAATGGTGGCTTAAATGGCCACTTATCCACTAGTATGCTCTCTCATGGCCAGAGACAGTTGTTTGGCTTCGCCCGTGCGATCCTACGACGACGTGTACGCAGTAGGACTGCTCGTACTGAAATCGCAGGATCAGACGAATATTTACGCAGCTCCTTTGAGAAGGGAGGCGACATCGGTGGCCTGCTACTCTTGGATGAGGTAGGGTCGTCTGTGGATAAGGATACCGATCGCACAATACAAAGACTTATCAGGGATGAATTTGCTCGATACACCACGATCGCAATATCTCATCGGCTTGATGCTATAATGGATTTTGATCGTGTTATTGTGATGGATAAGGGGCGTATTGTTGAGTCTGGCCGCCCTCAAGAGCTGGTAGAACGGGAAGAGGGCGCTTTTAAAAGCCTATGGACCGCCGGAGGTCGATAGCTATGATTAATATTGAAGATGGGGCTCTAAGAGCTGCTGCGATACCATAATTAcacgaagaagaggcattCGTACTTCTGAATCGCCATAATGAATTTACACCCTTAGATGAGGGCGTTATTTTGAATAGATAGATTCTGTCTctcaagatgatgatgcaaggGTCCAGGTCATCGGCTTAGGCCCTTTAATGGTTTCTAATGGGAAGAGCTTAAATAATGATTTGGTTTAGACAACTGttgcttaattaatagctgTCACCAGCCGGTATAATCGTGCTCTAGCTAGCGATAATAGCAAGCAATAATAACCATAGCGAGCTTGTTAAACATGTAGTTATTGATGATGCCTATTTCTCCGCTGCCGATGGTGCAACAGAGGATAGCGGCATCAGGAACGGTCGGCGAGAACATGAAGCACGCGCGGTCGATGGAGCGAATAAGTCTGCCCTTTTCGCAGccagacagcagcaataggCAAAATatagtacatgtagcttTCCTACGTCATCTTAGCCAGTAAGGATATATCGCGATTAAGGAAGACAGCAAAGTGATCCAGTCAGTTTCCTCTTATTGACTCTACATATCTAAGTTTACTATAACTCTTTGTTTCATTCAAGTATAACGAATCTATTTACCCAAGCATGCTGGATACATTatcctctcctcttttcgaAAGACTGGTCCGATATAGAAATTCGCCATCGCTTAATCTATCCTTGTCTGACTCGTCGCCGCCACCGATCTTCACCCCACTAATAAGCGGCCTAGCGTCCAGGTCCGCGATCGCAATATCGCAACTTGGAGATTTCGCAGCTCcaactttttcttatttttgcAAACTTGTCTTCTCTGTCTTCCTCTCTATAAATTCAGCCAGCAATATCTCCCACaaccgccatcgccatcgccatcgccatcgccatcgccatgccTCGAAAATTGTCGTTTCcaacctcttcctccaccctctctctcgcctcctccgccgctgGCACTCCCGTAACTCCAACCTTCAGCTCTACGCCATCAGGTCTATCATCAACTCCCATATCGGCAACCCCCTCTCCCTTTCCGCGCGCCGATCTGCCTGCCTCACTGTGTGATCCTTCACTGCCGTTCCCACGACTCATCGTCTTTGACCTGGACTACACGCTCTGGCCGTTCTGGGTAGACACGCATGTCACCCCGCCGCTGAAGATCAACGCTACGCATACCGGCGCCACGGACCGCACAGGCGAGGATTTTGCGTTTTACGGCGAGGTGCCCGAGATATTAGCCGTGCTGCCATATCTCAATGGCCCGAACAAGATAAAACTGGGCGTGGCGTCGCGGACGAGCGCCCCGAGTTTGGCCCGCGAGCTGCTCAAGGGAATGCACATTCCGCCAACGGCATCCTTCCAGGACGAGGAAGCCGGCGGCAGTAGTAGAAAGTCGTCGGcgctggcgaagaagaaggtatcGATTGATGTGTTTGATGGAGGACTGGAGATATACCCCGGAAGTAAAATCAAGCATTTCGAGGCCTTGCAGAAGCGAACGGGCATTCGATTCGAAGATATGCTGTTTTTCGATGACGAGTCGAGAAATCGAGAGACGGAGCAGTTGGGCTTGACGATGAAGCTGGTTGTGGATGGAGTTACGTGGGAAGAGATTGGGCAGGGAATAGAGCTatggagaagcagaaggggGAGGGTTTAATagagcaagagaaagaatatatatatacatacatgcacatgcacacATATATACACCACAGCTACGTATAGAGTATGGAGATTTGGAAGGGCAGCTAGAACATAGAGGAAACAATCGAGCAATCAAATAGTCATCATTCAGGCATATTGAATCCATTTCCCCAAACCAAGCCCTATCAAAAATTATCCACACCTGTGtaagaaaataaatcaaCCATTCTCCGCAGATATTTGGTATATTCCAAGTCCAGTTATATATTCCCAACCCAGTTAACATTAATACTCCTCACTTCCCCATCCTCGTCTTATCCAACGTGACCAagtttcctcctcttctcctctcaaagacgaagatgatgaaagtttaaaaaaaagaaaaaaaatctccaaCAATGTCAAAACCACGCAAATCGTCTGTCTCCCTCTATCTTTTTGCAATATACAAAGTCGAAAAGATATGGGGGACGCATATGAAGAGGCATTCTGTATATGCAATATGTAATAACGCTAttcaaaaacaaaatgatGAAAGCATGGGTGCTCATATCCAATGTATTTGCCTTTGCATGTATTATTACGTGCTTTTTTGGGCTCGCTTTATGCTGCGGcggtagcagtagcagtggcCAAGGTGGTCACTTCTGCCGTCGTAGTGCCGTTGGTCTTTTCGTTGTTAATGTTCAGCTTCTCAATCGCTTCGGCGGCACCATCCGTCTGTGTGGTTTCATCGGTCGTTCCGTCGAGAGTAGCTTCCGTGGTCTGAGTCCCCTCAGACACGTCGTCGGTCGCTGTGTTCGCTACGCTTTCTGTTTGAGTCGACTCTTCAGTCGTCTTTTCAGCCGGCTGCCACGCCTTGGGGAGCGAGCAGATGATTTCTCGTTGCGTATTGCCCTTCTCGGCACCAAGTCGAACGCAAGCCAGTCGGTCCTCTCCCGGGACGTCCTCCCAGAGCAGTGGTCCGCTGGGGAACGAGCTGTGGCCCTTCTCCCAGCGAATGACACCATCCCATGCAGGGTCGGGAATGCCCAGCTGGCCAAATGTGTAGTCGAGCTCACCACCGTATTTCTTCGGGATGTTCCTCGGGTCAATGAATGCTTCCAGCGTGGGCTTGACCTCGTGGGGAGCGAGCACAAAGATTTTCGACACGGTAATGGGATCAAACCAGCGCTTGACCCAACCCCAGACtgtgctgaagaagatgggcgcgccgatgatgaagattcgATCCAGCGTCTCAGGATAGTGTGCCGTGGCCAGCTGTGAAGCGGCCTGCATGTGGCCCTTGAGGTTCCAA contains the following coding sequences:
- a CDS encoding uncharacterized protein (EggNog:ENOG41), coding for MSDTIGTLKVRLVEPKSLTEGRYACLSHCWGKTQILRTVSDNIKRLGDEIPWSCLSKTFQDAIEFSRIIGIEYIWIDSLCIIQDSADDWESEAAKMADYYANCHITLAATAAIDGGIGFFPELPEYDKPLEIQGVHHGQRYHLIAETGISHPYEVQPDSLLIPEFPLMTRGWVYQEQILSRRYVHFCAKEIVWDCRSQTLCQCESKYENTHWDLFRTNSSRSIMRNNVKTGRAARQRELWYDNVMNMMDLEFTYISDRLPAMAGIVSQFATLFNTRYLAGLWEATFIIDSCWSMDEFSRRPKELRNIPSWSWASVTGGIDITWCQRPLTDDTVNIFSKVVHIDCVSEGPLYLGRLGKGLVTLKGPALNAIIRVRTNDEPNPSPEKLFTLNFHSVGDISLGESTISGWSFSPDAPNDETNICDDGKLRIIKMMAGHLKRTGREWGVFLVVQKVEKQDNWERIGLLFGNSLRRNQGGKEVCFLKWFESAAQEQITQIE
- a CDS encoding uncharacterized protein (TransMembrane:1 (o24-45i)) — translated: MCQVHDILASVLSLKSHSDNRQKFYIIAAVLRNFHVYMACWIYRFHRSLNFSFRNTELMISWDGSYLQPSIPPATVPSMAPQRQFPLWYTDLGFLVEGSRYGWEIL
- a CDS encoding uncharacterized protein (EggNog:ENOG41~SECRETED:SignalP(1-16)); its protein translation is MLLSIIFATLITAITATYVSFDPGYDDGTRTLRDVSCSDGPNGLITKYHWETQGEIPRFPYIGGVQGTTWNSPLCGACYKLEYGGRSIHVLGIDAVYNGGLNIGLHALNNLTNGNAVAWGHVDATVTQVSGRKCGLEEYKMSSGDK
- a CDS encoding uncharacterized protein (EggNog:ENOG41~TransMembrane:16 (o12-34i46-68o74-93i202-220o226-251i304-320o326-348i403-426o438-456i803-826o846-869i890-911o931-960i981-1000o1020-1048i1060-1085o)), with the translated sequence MLSIIWRGEQAPLFITSATLEVVAILLALPLSFLEHARSPRPSMLLSGYLILSLIFDIVRTRSFWLLATTRTESAFAAVFTAAVGVKAVAFLAESQTKTRWIQWDATAHSPEETTGFFGLVVFSWLWDIFAIGRKKVLTLDDLFPLDQHMASDTLRMKLQASKKASPGHSHKHGLAKALAKSILGSLLLPIPPRLALSTFKFCQPFLINSLLSYLLIPASERPVNYGYGLIAATLFVYGGIAISTSIYYYLRERAIWKARGALASSIYEQALRSRLSVVGDSSVLTLMSTDIERTRPGLTSMHEFWASFLETGVALWLLYRELGVAFVAPIVVVGVCVVCVAIASGLSGPRQNLWMEKIQERVGALSHVVANVKTLKVAGLAESAEALIQRLRETEVGIGGSWRMIIVAFVIIGFAPSMLGPLFTFAVTSRTLDTTRVFTSLSFLVLLTEPLSQIFQYVPFLMASFTCLTRIQTFLEEECCVDFREDASRAQLEDELNKSSSEDNGALIKVIDGNFGWEKEKPILSKLSFSIAANSLTIMIGPTACGKSTLLKALLGETPIHDGRVLIQPAARRIGYCDQTPFLTNASVRDNILGYSSFDEDRYNEVLEATMLLPDLALLPQGDLTKIGSNGVSLSGGQKQRVSMARALYADSKLFFFDDTLSGLDADTEEQVFQRVFAANGLIRRRNATTILCTHAVRHLPSADHIIALSQDGLIVEQGTFNDLAFLGGYVQSLEVQVSDKSSEIMPSDSSSTLSAMEKGEEPVAATARTPPPAMWSATDEHSRQTRDWSVYKHYAGSMKPITLLSFVLLGIALGFFFNFPQIWLNFWSADVVSAHRAHSQAYWTGIYSLFLILCLASIGAICAIVFISMTAQSGTTLHHQTLRTVIRAPLRFFTTVDAGIVTNLFSQDISLVDVELPQALLNATAELCISIGTAVVVATASPYIAISYPFVVALIWLIQKLYLPTSRQLRLLDLETKSPLYTQFTDTIAGVATLRAFGWTQESLDFNMGLLDNSQRPAYLLAMVQHCLTFILSAVVTVLATLVVVLVTQVKEITGAGLAGASMVSLMSLGDYVSHLILMYTLLEISIGAVSRLKSFRETVLPESSPEEDAMLPPLWPLYGSLDIKAVSASYSNESDSSLAVEDVDSNSDTTDLVLRNISISVAPGEKVAICGRSGSGKSTLLLLLLRLLDPLPACADGVTIDDVSLNRVSRSILRQRVIAVPQDSVFFPDGHSFKTNLDPYNMSTDSDCTEVLQSVGLWQAVEDNGGLNGHLSTSMLSHGQRQLFGFARAILRRRVRSRTARTEIAGSDEYLRSSFEKGGDIGGLLLLDEVGSSVDKDTDRTIQRLIRDEFARYTTIAISHRLDAIMDFDRVIVMDKGRIVESGRPQELVEREEGAFKSLWTAGGR